The genomic segment TTAAATAATTATTAATTATTCATTTTTTAAGGAGAAAATTATGACTGCAAACTTGCCGGAATGCAAGGCAATTGACGACCAACTTTGTATTAACACCATACGGACTCTTTCCATGGATGCTATTGAGGCAGCTAATTCAGGACATCCGGGCGCTCCTATGGGGCTGGCACCTGCTGCCTATGTATTATGGACTCGAGTGATGAAACATAACCCAAAAAATCCACAATGGCCTGATCGGGACAGGTTTGTGCTTTCAGGAGGCCATGCATCAATGCTGCTTTACAGTCTCCTGCATTTAACAGGCTATGATCTCAGTCTTGATGATTTGAAAAATTTTCGTCAATGGGGAAGCAAAACCCCTGGACATCCTGAATACGGCCATACTCCAGGTGTGGAAACCACCACAGGCCCTCTGGGACAGGGTGTAGCTAATGCAGTGGGAATGGCAATGGCAGAGTGCAGCCTGGGTGCCCGCTTTAACCGTGAAGGCGACAATATTGTAGATCATTATACCTATCTTATGTGCGGTGATGGTGATCTTATGGAAGGCATATCTTCTGAGGCAGCATCCCTTGCAGGACATCTTGGGCTTGGCAAATTAATCTGTATTTATGATGATAATAAGATTTCCATTGAAGGCAGTACAGATATTGCTTTTACAGAAAATGTGGAAATGCGTTTCAAAGCTTATAACTGGCATGTTCAGAAAGTAGAAGACGGCAATGATATAGATGCTGTTTTTAAAGCACTTGAAGCTGCCAAAGCAGAGACAGACAAACCTTCCATAATCATGCTGCGCACCCAGATTGCATATGGAAGCCCCAATAAACAGGGAACGCCGGATGCCCACGGCTCACCCCTTGGAAAAGAAGAAATCAGGCTGACTAAAAAGAACCTGGGATGTCCTGAAGATCAAGATTTTTGTATTCTTGAAAAATCTTTGGATATTTGCAGATTATGCCAGGTTACAGGTGCATCTGACGAAGCTGTATGGCAGAAAAAATTTGATGATTATTGTAAAAAATATCCTGAACTTGCAAAAGAATGGGATGAGGCTGTAAATTCAAAACTGCCCGATAACTGGGATACAGACCTGCCTGAATTTCTGCCGGAACAAGGTCCCATTGCCACCCGTGCAGCTTCAGGCAAGGTACTAAATGCTCTTGCAGGGAAAATTCCCAGTCTTATAGGAGGTTCTGCTGATTTGGCTCCATCTAACAAGACTGTTATTAATAATTCCCATGATTTTCAGAAAAATGCTTATACCGGCAGAAATATCAGGTTTGGAGTACGGGAACATGCAATGGGTGCAATCATGTCAGGAATGGCTCTTCATAAGGGAATCCGAGCTTATGGCGGAACCTTTCTGGTATTTGCAGACTATATGCGCTCATCCATCCGTCTGGCAGCACTTATGAAGCTCCCTGTTACCTATGTTTTTACCCATGACAGTGTTGCTGTAGGCGAAGACGGCCCCACCCATCAGCCTGTTGAGCATCTGGCTTCCCTGCGCTGTATCCCGGGACTTATTGTAATCAGACCTGCAGAAGCAGCTGAAACTGCAGAAGCATGGAAGATGGCAATGCTGTCCCAGGCAGAGCCTGTTGCCCTGATCTTGAGCCGCCAGAAACTCAATATCCTGGACAGAAAGAAATATGCTTCAGCTGAAAATCTGTCAAAAGGTGCATATATTCTTGCAGACTGTAAGGGAACTCCTGATATTATCCTGATTTCAACAGGTTCAGAAGTCCATGTAACCCTGGCTGCAAGGGATATTCTTGAGCAAAAAGGGATTAAAGCACGCATGGTAAGTATGCCAAGCTGGGAATTATTTGAAAAAACAGACCAGGCATATAAAGACAGTGTTCTGCCGCCTGAAGTAACAAAACGCCTGGCAGTGGAAGCAGCTCTGCCTATGGGCTGGGAAAAATATACAGGAACCAATGGTGCAATAATCGGCATAAGCACTTTTGGTACATCAGCTCCTGGAGGAACCATATTAAAAGAGTTTGGTTTTACAACTGAAAATATTGTAAATAAGGCTTTGGAAATACTTAATTGATTTGAATTTAAATAATTTAGATCAGGATGAATTAATGTTTATCCGGTTTCCAGGTTCACGCCTGGGAACCGGCATCAAAAAAGATGAGGTAAAATATCATATCAAATTCTTTTAAACCAATAGATTTAAAAAAAATAAAAACCTATCCCATTTCAGAGAGGAAAAGCAAGGTTTCAACAGAGGATTTTGCCAAAGTCTGGAAAAAAAACTCGGGTTTTAAGGATTTTTTAAAAAGTCTGCCTGATATTCTGGGAGCCAGGGATATGAATGCCATAATATCTGCTATTGTTAAAGCATATGAAAATAAAAAAACAATAGCTGCAGCAATGGGTGCCCATGTAATAAAGGTAGGCTTAAACCCTGTTGTTATAGACCTTATGGAACGGGGAATAATAAAGGCTGTTGCCATGAACGGGGCAGGCATTATCCATGATTTTGAACTTGCCATGACAGGCCAGACCTCAGAAGATGTTGCAGCATCAATTGGAGACGGCAGTTTTGGAATGGCCCAGGAAACCTGTGATTTTCTGGGAAAAGCTATCTTACAGGCAGGCAGAAAAAATATCGGGCTGGGACAGGCAGTAGGACAGGCTGTTATTGATGCAGGTCTGCCTGTAGCTGAAAAAAGCATTCTTGCAGCAGGTGCAAGGCTGGGTATTCCTGTAACTGTTCATATAGCAATAGGTACAGACATAATTCACATGCACCCGGAATTTAATCCTCAGGAAGCCGGGGGGGCAAGTTATCGTGATTTCATGACCTTTGCTTCTGTTGTCGCTTCCCTGGATCAGGGAGTATATCTTAATATTGGCTCTGCTGTAATCCTTCCAGAAGTTTTCCTTAAAGCCTTAACCCTGGTACGCAATCTTGGTCATAAGGTGGAAAAACTGACAACAGTGAATATGGATTTTATCCGTCATTACCGGCCCATGACCAATGTTGTTCACCGCCCCACACTTGAAGGAGGGAAGGGATACAACCTGGTGGGACACCATGAAATAATGCTTCCCCTTATTGCAGCCGGGGTTATTGAACAGATTGAATAAATTTTTTACATAGGAAAGAAAATTAAATAACTTGATTTTCCCAAGATATTAATTTTATATTCAATAGGCATGGCATTGAAGCTAAAGCAGCAGGAAATTAATGGTAAAAAAAAAGAGCCGACGGTTGATCCGGGCAAATTGCCGCTTACGATCAACGTTGGGCTCTTTAATTTTTTATATATTGATAATATATAACTCCAAGATAGCAGGATGTCAATAATGATTTTTCCAACTGATCAACATTGGGCGGACTGGGAAATAGATAAAGAATTACACAAATTTTTTTTGCTGAGATGGCATGAAATTTTTGATGAAGATACTTTTGACTCATGGCAGGTTCGTTCTTGTAATTTGAAAACCATATTATATGAAATTTTAGAAGCGATTGATACTGTTGATAAAGTTCATTCCTCTCATCCAAATATCTTGATCCTCATCCAAGAGGCTCAACAGATTGTAAATGAAGATATAATAATCTCAAAATATTTTTCCTATATATCCAAATATTTAAAAACTCTTAGTTCAGAATATGACCAAAATATAAAAATGATACCAAAAAAATACTAATAAATTCCGAAAACTTGTCAATGTTATCATTGGTAATTTATCAGATTATCAGAATAAATTAATATCAGAACTTAAAGAGTTGATTTCAACTCCTTCTGAAAAATATAAACATGATATATATTTCTTAACAATGGCTCTTGGAATAGAATTTATATCTGTCGGTTACTCGACTCTTTCACTCCGTGAATCTTTTAATATATTGATAAATAAGGACAATGGAGCATTTTTGGAGCGTTTTGTTAAATTAATCGAACAATTTTCAGGAAAAGAACATTGGTATTTATGTTATTTTTTCATTTCCTGGCCTGGTAAGTTTCCAATATTGAGAGAAAGTAATATTGAATTAATTGATGAACGCCCGAAACATGAATTATCTTCTGAAGAAATAGAATTTTATAAACAGGATTCTCAGGCAACAATAGCAAAAATTCGGATAAAATCATTTGATTGTTATTCTGCTCGAGTTAAGGCCGAAAGGCAGCTTCAATCTCTTTTTGCTTTAAGTATGCTGTATAAACCTACTAAAAAAGCTGTCATAAAGCACCAAAAGACACTGATTAATTCCGAAGAAACAGATTTAAATCAATGCATCAATCCGGATTTATCTAATTTAAAATATATTCGTGATGCCAGAAATGCGGAAGATAATATTGCCCAGATGTGGAAGTTAACCGAACAACTCAGCGCAGAAGATGCGGATCAATTATCTGCTTCACTGCAATATCATAAAATGGCACTTTTGTCTCCGACAGATGAAGCAAGGCTGGTTAATTTGTGGATTGCTGTGGAATCTCTGGTTCAAGAAGGCGGGAAAAATATAATTGATCGAATTACAAGTTATATTCCTTCAAATGTAACTATTGGGTATATATATCTTATGATGAAAGCCATACCTGTTGATATTCGGAATATATGGCGGGAATTGGATACAGAATCATTACGTTCCAAATTATCCAGGTCATCAAAGTATGTTTTGCATCCATTTGATTTACTTAAAATTCTTTTGGATAAAAAAAATGGAGAACTGATAACAGAATTTTTAAATCTTATTCAAAGTAATCCATTGTTAATATACAGAATAGGATGTCTGTGGAAAGATCCGTTTGGTGATCCTAAACTCTGTGCCAAAAAATTTGAAAGACATAAAAAGAATATTGAGTGGCAAATTCGCCGTATTTATCGAGCAAGGAATTATGTTATGCATAAAGGAGTATGCTCTTTGCAAACTCGTCAGCTTATTCAGCATTTACATAGTTATTATGTTGTAACTATGCATAATTTGATACATGATCTTAAAATGAATTCGACATGGAGCATAAATGAAGCTTTTGAACACCGTCTGCATCTTTATACATACTTTTACAATGAATTAAATAATAATGGAAAAATAACACTGGAAGCTCTATTTAATCCATATCTGATTTTATTTGAAAAGATGAATACTTCAGCATGGGATGAAAAAGCCCCATAATCAAAGATTTTATCTGACAGGGCAGCAATCCGAAATTGTCGTTTGACCAACAACCAATAATTTTATAAAAAAGATATTTTAATTTAACACAGGAGAAAAAAATGCCAATTTATGAATACCATTGTGATCAGTGTTCCAAGGATTTTGAATGCCTGGTATTCCGAAGCGATGAAGTGCCGGAATGCCCAACATGCAAAGGCAGGCATGTAAAAAAAATTATGTCTGCCTGCGGGTTTTTAAGCAAAGGTGCAGGAGGTGAAACAGTGAGCAGTTCTGCAGGTGCATCATCATGCGGCAGTTGTACTGCCTCAAGCTGTGCGGGATGCGGTCATTGATGGGCGCACAGATCAAAATCGGGACAAGGGGAAGCCAGCTTGCACTCTGGCAGGCAAACTGGGTAAAGACTGCACTTATGGAAAAATTTCCAGGATTGAGTGTAGAGCTTGTTATTATAAAAACCAAAGGAGATAAAATTCTGGATGTACCCCTGGCAAAGGTAGGCGGGAAAGGGCTTTTTGTTAAAGAAATTGAGGAAGCCCTTTTAGACAGGCGCATTGATCTGGCTGTTCACAGCATGAAAGACA from the Desulfonema limicola genome contains:
- the tkt gene encoding transketolase, with the translated sequence MTANLPECKAIDDQLCINTIRTLSMDAIEAANSGHPGAPMGLAPAAYVLWTRVMKHNPKNPQWPDRDRFVLSGGHASMLLYSLLHLTGYDLSLDDLKNFRQWGSKTPGHPEYGHTPGVETTTGPLGQGVANAVGMAMAECSLGARFNREGDNIVDHYTYLMCGDGDLMEGISSEAASLAGHLGLGKLICIYDDNKISIEGSTDIAFTENVEMRFKAYNWHVQKVEDGNDIDAVFKALEAAKAETDKPSIIMLRTQIAYGSPNKQGTPDAHGSPLGKEEIRLTKKNLGCPEDQDFCILEKSLDICRLCQVTGASDEAVWQKKFDDYCKKYPELAKEWDEAVNSKLPDNWDTDLPEFLPEQGPIATRAASGKVLNALAGKIPSLIGGSADLAPSNKTVINNSHDFQKNAYTGRNIRFGVREHAMGAIMSGMALHKGIRAYGGTFLVFADYMRSSIRLAALMKLPVTYVFTHDSVAVGEDGPTHQPVEHLASLRCIPGLIVIRPAEAAETAEAWKMAMLSQAEPVALILSRQKLNILDRKKYASAENLSKGAYILADCKGTPDIILISTGSEVHVTLAARDILEQKGIKARMVSMPSWELFEKTDQAYKDSVLPPEVTKRLAVEAALPMGWEKYTGTNGAIIGISTFGTSAPGGTILKEFGFTTENIVNKALEILN
- a CDS encoding FmdB family zinc ribbon protein, whose translation is MPIYEYHCDQCSKDFECLVFRSDEVPECPTCKGRHVKKIMSACGFLSKGAGGETVSSSAGASSCGSCTASSCAGCGH